A single region of the Diadema setosum chromosome 14, eeDiaSeto1, whole genome shotgun sequence genome encodes:
- the LOC140237833 gene encoding LOW QUALITY PROTEIN: uncharacterized protein (The sequence of the model RefSeq protein was modified relative to this genomic sequence to represent the inferred CDS: substituted 2 bases at 2 genomic stop codons) codes for MNFDFMPVESDIMCLLFMQPTCDSSQGSAEMRLVGGTDEHEGRVEIFCDGVWGTACDTGWDMNAAHAVCRQLGYSGAASVHSNAHFGEGSGPIWLDKIIHCPTSDKNSLSECSRFPWGCSSYGSCGHNKDVGVRCDGERDPEAAEAIFRNGDLNAGLGYGADLLTYYDITSRLTFTPTTANNGSILQCHVYGVVRSSTLEVTGGVTPSPARSITPCITPSPGTPPGENILSIDAVEFKGEDNLVNLVISCHVNFTDQPSPYLHTYTIVTENTTLSSSSSASAILSPRPNACIELTCSATNGIGTTSATFTHCPQDKPAEGIISVEFETQEDGDNEPSLNITCHVDQEDQPFPQINTYLIAVDDSNISDSASPTVTIDPQPNTCIDVVCTGINEYGETEATKTYCPSQPELGPQQPGSHILRIQTTEIRRKGNLVTLIITCHVDLSDQPYPHLHTYNITADNVILSSSSCASAILSPLPDDCINVTCSATNGVGETLSWTEYCRTETFSEGKXTRKXQTLPLFIGPIASPFQVFLQKSSTTYVLLIVIFILSIITCLTVLMKRKIVY; via the exons TGAGACTTGTCGGAGGAACTGACGAACATGAAGGCCGAGTGGAGATATTCTGTGATGGGGTCTGGGGCACGGCGTGTGACACTGGTTGGGATATGAACGCAGCTCACGCTGTGTGTAGACAGCTTGGGTACTCGGGGGCTGCCTCGGTCCATTCTAATGCCCACTTCGGAGAAGGATCGGGTCCTATTTGGTTAGACAAAATTATTCACTGTCCCACGTCAGATAAAAACTCCCTTTCAGAGTGCAGTCGATTCCCGTGGGGATGCTCCAGTTACGGCAGTTGTGGGCACAACAAGGACGTAGGCGTTCGATGTGATGGAGAAC GAGATCCGGAAGCTGCGGAGGCAATATTCAGGAACGGAGACTTGAATGCAGGTCTGGGTTACGGAGCTGATCTCTTGACTTACTATGACATCACCAGTCGACTAACATTCACCCCAACCACAGCTAACAACGGTAGTATACTTCAGTGTCATGTGTACGGTGTCGTGCGCTCTTCAACTCTGGAGGTTACAG GTGGTGTAACCCCATCCCCCGCTCGGTCCATCACTCCATGTATCACTCCAAGTCCCGGTACACCCCCAGGAGAGAACATCTTATCCATTGATGCTGTAGAGTTTAAAGGCGAGGATAACCTGGTTAATCTGGTCATCTCCTGTCACGTGAACTTCACTGATCAGCCGTCTCCGTACCTCCACACCTACACCATCGTGACTGAGAATACAACTCTATCGTCATCAAGCAGCGCCTCAGCCATCCTCTCGCCACGCCCCAACGCCTGCATCGAACTCACGTGCTCCGCGACAAACGGGATAGGAACGACCTCAGCCACGTTCACACACTGTCCTCAAG ATAAGCCAGCAGAAGGAATCATCAGCGTAGAGTTTGAGACTCAAGAGGATGGTGATAACGAACCAAGCCTTAACATTACTTGCCACGTGGATCAAGAAGACCAACCCTTTCCACAAATCAACACGTACCTCATTGCAGTCGACGATAGCAACATTTCCGATTCAGCTTCTCCTACGGTGACGATTGACCCTCAACCCAACACATGCATTGATGTCGTGTGTACTGGTATAAATGAATACGGGGAGACTGAAGCGACCAAGACCTACTGTCCTTCACAACCAG AACTCGGCCCCCAACAACCTGGTAGCCACATCCTTAGGATCCAGACGACGGAAATCAGACGTAAAGGAAACCTGGTAACTCTAATCATCACCTGTCATGTTGACCTCTCTGACCAGCCTTACCCACATCTCCACACATACAACATTACAGCTGATAATGTCATCTTGTCCTCCTCCAGCTGTGCCTCAGCGATCCTGTCTCCACTCCCCGATGACTGCATCAATGTCACGTGTTCTGCCACCAACGGAGTTGGAGAAACGTTGTCATGGACGGAATATTGCCGGACAGAAACTTTTTCTG AGGGAAAATAAACCAGGAAGTAACAAACATTACCCTTGTTCATTGGTCCCATAGCCAGCCCTTTTCAAGTGTTCCTTCAGAAATCGTCGACCACGTACGTTCTTCTCATCGTCATTTTCATTCTCTCCATCATCACCTGTCTCACTGTCCTCATGAAGAGAAAGATTGTCTACTGA